The Magnetospirillum sp. XM-1 genomic interval GTGCCGCCGTGGTGGCGCGCGGCCTGCCGTTCCTGGTGGCGGTGGAGGAGGGCGAGGTCCTGGGCTACACCTATGCCGGGCCGTTCCGCCAGCGCTCGGCCTATCGCTATACGGTGGAGGATTCCATCTATGTGGCGCCCTTCGTGGTGCGCCGGGGCATCGGCCGGGTGCTGCTGGGCGCCCTGATCGAGCGCTGCATGGCGCTCGGCTATCGTCAGATGATCGCGGTGATCGGCGATTCCGCCAACCAGGGCTCCATCGCCGTCCACCGGGCGCTGGGCTTCGGCCAGGAGGGCGTGCTGCGCGGCGTGGGGCTGAAGTTCGGCCGCTGGGTGGACGTGGTGATCATGCACCGGACGCTGGGCGGCGACGACCGGCCGCTGCCCGACGGTGCCAAGGCGCCGCCGCTGCTGTCCGCCTCGGATCCCGAGCTTCCCTAGCCTTCCGCCACCAAAGGCAGTTGCACGGTGAAGACCGTGCCGTCGGCCGGACAACTTTCGACGGTAATGGCCCCGCCATGCATGTCGACGATGCGCTTGACCAGATACAGGCCGAGCCCCACGCCGCAGACCCGGTCGGTCCTGACGGAGCGGTAGTACTTCTCGAAGATCTTGTCGCGCTCGCTGGCCGGTATTCCCGGCCCCCAATCGCGGACGGCGACCTCTGCTCCTTGCGGCTGGCGGCGCGCCGTCACGGTGACGGGGCTGCCGGCGGGGGAGTATTTCATGGCGTTGTCGACGATGTTGGCCACGGCGATGGCGATCAGGTTGCTGTCGCCCGAGACGAACAGCTCGCTTTCCGCCAAGACGTTGATCGGCCGCAAGCCGGTCGAGAACATGCCGGACGAGCAGGCCTCATGCACCAGTTCGCCCAGGTCGAAGCGTCTGACCTCCGGCGGGCTGGTCGTGGAGTCGAGGCGCTCCTCGTTGAGATATTCGTCGATCAGGCCGACCATGCGGGCGACGGCGCGGTTGATCTTGGCCACTTCCTCCGCCAGTTCGCCGTTGCCTTGCCCGTAGATGGCGATGATCTGGGCCGCTCCGCCGATGGCGGACAGCGGCCCGCGGAATTCGTGGGAGACCATGGACAGGAAGTTCCGCTGCTCGCCCATGGAGCGCAGGACCGCGGCAGTGGCTTCCTCGGCGTTTTCCTTGCTTCTTTCCAGTTCGGCGGTCTTTTCTTTGACCCGTGCATCCAGATCGGCGTTGGCGGAGTGGAGCGCCGCCTTGGCGGTCCGCATGCTGCCGACGGCCTCGTTCAGGCGGGTTGCCATCCGGGTGAAGCTCTCCTTGAGGGCCTCCAGCTCGTCGCCGGCCGCGTCCGGAACGGAGGGCTGTCCGGAATCGTCGAGAACGGCCTCGATTTCGCGCTTGAGCGGGGCCAGGCGGCTGGTCACCAGCACATGGATCAGCCAGCCCATGAACCCGGCCACCAGGAAGGTCTTGATCGCGTTGCCGAACAAAATCCCGGCGGTCATGGTGAAGACCGCCACGTAGACGGCGTCGATGCCGGCGGTGATCTCCAGGGTGCCGAGGGCCTGCGGGCCTGTGCGGCCGTGACGTTCGAGGAGGTAGGTGCGTTGCATGAAGCGGGTGGATTGTTGTCGCCCGCTCGTCCAGCGCCCGCCCTCGGGCGTCAAGATGGTTGCTTCCTCGAAATGCGGCATGCTGGTCAGGGCTCGCAGGGCCAGGGCGATCTGGGCGTCGTTGAAGGTCCACACGCTCTCGGCGATGGATGGCAGCAGGACGTGGACGCCGTCCAGCTCCTGCTTGACCGCCGACTGCCGGTCACTGAACTCGTTGCTTAGTTGCACGATGCTGATGATCAGGGTGATCAACGAGCTGAAGACGATGGTGTGCAAGATGATGCGCTGCCCCAGGGGCCGGTCGGGTTTCGGCTTGATGGTGATCAGGGGCGGGATCTTCAAGCGCGGTTCTCGACAGAAAGGGTGTCGCACTCAAAGATATATATCAGAAGGAGTGGTGGTCTGCCCACCCGTCATAACCGAAAAAAAGCCGCTGGGTTGCCCCAGCGGCTTGAGTTTAGGGAGGAAAGCTGCGGCTAAACCAACCCATTGAATTCCTTGATATACGCCAATTATTGGGGGATAGTGTGGGGGGAAACGTGGGGGAAAGTGCTGTGGCCTCTGGAATCCGCCAAGGAAAAATACCTTATCTGGTCAAAATTCGAGGCGTATATCATTACGAGAGAGATTTTGACCAAAAGATACGCGGGCTGGTGGAGTTTGAGGGGAGGCTCCTCGGTCGACGGGTTCGAAAGTCATTTAGTACCAGCGAACAATCTCGTGCATTGCTCGGTTATACGGGCATTCATCTAACCATCGAAAAGGCCATTGAGGAGGCATGGAAAAGAACCAAGCCACCAAGGCGTCGAGTTTCCGAGATGGGGGTTGACGACATCTTGGGTGGGCTTTCGATACAATTTAAAACCGTTAAAATTGGCGGCACGGTTGATGACTTGATCGCTAATTTCGAAGCAACCCAATACGTTGAACTTTCTCCTCAGCTACGTAATAAGTTCCACGATCTTGCCATTGCTGCGGCCCGTTCGGCGGTGCGGGAGATGATGGTTAGTTTAAACTTTAATCCCGCCATCATTGCGGCTGGCAATTTTATTGATTCAAACCCCGATAGGGCTGCCCCACTTGCCAAAATCGTCTCTCTTAAAGACGCAATTGAAAAATTTAAAAGCAATCCTGAGCGGCAAGAATTGGCAACGTCGAATATCACAAATTATAGCACAATATGCGACGTTATTTTGGAGACTCTCGGGGGCAATACAAATGTCGCCTACATCAACCGCGATGATATCATTAGAGTCCGTGAGATAATCCGTTATTTGCCAGCAAATGCAAAAGAGAATCCAGCATTTTTTGGGATGACATATGAAGATATTTCAAAAATTATTAGGAGGGAGGTTGATGAGATAAGGTCCGAATCTGAGAAAGATGAAATCGGTGAGGATGACTTGCTTGATGCTATTCAGGGCCTTGGTGTTTTGAAAATTTCAACAATAAACAAATATCTAACAAACATGGGGACGGTTTTTGAGTTTTTTAGGGTGAATGGTTGGGTTCCGTTGAATCCTGCTGAAAGAATTAAGTTGAATGACAGTGGGTATCAATCAATCCGGGAGGCTTTTCCAGACGAAATGTTGGTCAAGCTATTTAACTGTAAATATAACTTTGATGGGATTGGCTGGTTGCCGTATCTCGCATTGTATCATGGGATGCGTGGAAACGAACTGGCACAACTTGATGTAACTGATGTTGTTCAAGAGGATGGGGTGTGGTGCTTCAATGTGTCTCCAAGCATTCGGGTGTCGCATCTTATAGCCTTGTCAAAGACTGTGAAAAATAAGAAGCCGCGATTTGTCCCGATACACTCTCGGGCAATTGAGCGTGGGTTTCTTGATTACGTGGAGTCCAGAAGGGCAGGGGGGAAGTCGAAGATATTTGATGCGACAAAAATTAAGAGCGGAAACTATCTAACATCTCTGGCAAGTCAGATTGATGAAATCTTGGCCCCGGTCAAATCGCCACAGCATACATTGCATTCATTTCGGCATAATTTCGCCCAGCGGGCTGAACAAGTCATGGAAGACTCAATGTTAAAGACCTTGGGAGGTTGGTCTATGTCTAAGTCGGCGGATGAACGCTATAAGAAGGGGATACCCGTAAGCCATTTAAAGCAAGAGATCGAAAAAATAGTTTTTCCCGTGTAATAATCTAACCATACTAATTGGCACCACCCAAAGCCTTCGCCATCGACAGAACCTGATCCCGGACCTTGGGGTCACTGATGCTGAAATAGGCCCGTACCAATTCGAGGGTTTCCCGCTTTGTCATGGGATTGTCGTCAGCGACATCGATTGCCTTGGTGACATTGCCCCGGATCACCTCGACCGGCGATGCTGCCTGGGCAATATCAGAGATTTCCTCAAAAAAGTAGCCAACCCGGACATCCAGAACACGGGACAGATCGAACAGCCTCGAAGCCCCCACCCGATTGGCTCCACGCTCGTATTTTTGGACCTGCTGGAAGGTCAGCCCCAGGCATTCACCCAACTTCTCCTGGCTCATGCCCAGAAGGGTCCGACGAAGCCGTATGCGGGCACCAACATGAACATCAATGGGATTGGCACTGCCGTCGTCCAATCGGCCACGGGTGGACCGGCCAGCCTTCTTGGCGACCTTGGCAGGCTTGGGTGCGGTTGCGGGCTTGGCACTCTTACGTGGCGGCATGGTGATCCCTTCCCCGTTCATCAGGTGGCTGATTTTGGCTTCCGGTTCGTCCGGGAATAGCCCAGCCCAACAGCCTTCGCAAACTCTGATCTGCGTGCGGCGTATTCGGGAGCGACGAGGGGATAATCCTTGGGCAAAGCCCACTTGGTCCGGTACTCGTCGGCGGTCAGCCCGTGCCCAGTCGTGAGGTGTCGCTTGAGCATCTTC includes:
- a CDS encoding GNAT family N-acetyltransferase; this translates as MRGLNTPLSVEIRDATDDDMAAVQSIYAFYVSRTAASFEEEVPSVEEMKARRAAVVARGLPFLVAVEEGEVLGYTYAGPFRQRSAYRYTVEDSIYVAPFVVRRGIGRVLLGALIERCMALGYRQMIAVIGDSANQGSIAVHRALGFGQEGVLRGVGLKFGRWVDVVIMHRTLGGDDRPLPDGAKAPPLLSASDPELP
- a CDS encoding ATP-binding protein, which produces MKIPPLITIKPKPDRPLGQRIILHTIVFSSLITLIISIVQLSNEFSDRQSAVKQELDGVHVLLPSIAESVWTFNDAQIALALRALTSMPHFEEATILTPEGGRWTSGRQQSTRFMQRTYLLERHGRTGPQALGTLEITAGIDAVYVAVFTMTAGILFGNAIKTFLVAGFMGWLIHVLVTSRLAPLKREIEAVLDDSGQPSVPDAAGDELEALKESFTRMATRLNEAVGSMRTAKAALHSANADLDARVKEKTAELERSKENAEEATAAVLRSMGEQRNFLSMVSHEFRGPLSAIGGAAQIIAIYGQGNGELAEEVAKINRAVARMVGLIDEYLNEERLDSTTSPPEVRRFDLGELVHEACSSGMFSTGLRPINVLAESELFVSGDSNLIAIAVANIVDNAMKYSPAGSPVTVTARRQPQGAEVAVRDWGPGIPASERDKIFEKYYRSVRTDRVCGVGLGLYLVKRIVDMHGGAITVESCPADGTVFTVQLPLVAEG
- a CDS encoding tyrosine-type recombinase/integrase — its product is MASGIRQGKIPYLVKIRGVYHYERDFDQKIRGLVEFEGRLLGRRVRKSFSTSEQSRALLGYTGIHLTIEKAIEEAWKRTKPPRRRVSEMGVDDILGGLSIQFKTVKIGGTVDDLIANFEATQYVELSPQLRNKFHDLAIAAARSAVREMMVSLNFNPAIIAAGNFIDSNPDRAAPLAKIVSLKDAIEKFKSNPERQELATSNITNYSTICDVILETLGGNTNVAYINRDDIIRVREIIRYLPANAKENPAFFGMTYEDISKIIRREVDEIRSESEKDEIGEDDLLDAIQGLGVLKISTINKYLTNMGTVFEFFRVNGWVPLNPAERIKLNDSGYQSIREAFPDEMLVKLFNCKYNFDGIGWLPYLALYHGMRGNELAQLDVTDVVQEDGVWCFNVSPSIRVSHLIALSKTVKNKKPRFVPIHSRAIERGFLDYVESRRAGGKSKIFDATKIKSGNYLTSLASQIDEILAPVKSPQHTLHSFRHNFAQRAEQVMEDSMLKTLGGWSMSKSADERYKKGIPVSHLKQEIEKIVFPV
- a CDS encoding helix-turn-helix domain-containing protein translates to MPPRKSAKPATAPKPAKVAKKAGRSTRGRLDDGSANPIDVHVGARIRLRRTLLGMSQEKLGECLGLTFQQVQKYERGANRVGASRLFDLSRVLDVRVGYFFEEISDIAQAASPVEVIRGNVTKAIDVADDNPMTKRETLELVRAYFSISDPKVRDQVLSMAKALGGAN